The following proteins are encoded in a genomic region of Xenopus laevis strain J_2021 chromosome 3L, Xenopus_laevis_v10.1, whole genome shotgun sequence:
- the wiz.L gene encoding protein Wiz isoform X1 translates to MAAPSERTKEAWELGKSGELKLGVAEEAGKPGRRSQEEEEKTVKRGGGQGQREEAEVSGRGEENDKAGALLRPENGRLKAVLDSEEEDGDLLELVRPQASRPDSGHTVEKMPSEQSAGRGEDAKGPSQTTCEVCGACFETRKGLSSHARSHLRHLGVAESENSGAPIDLLYELAKQGKLPQDENLLGAKKSASPRTASPRGQWGDEDGPLNLTLDGESGKETDCQFCGAWFETRKGLSSHARAHLRHLGVNDPDAKGSPIAALYALIKSEEFKKRLSSQGSDETDSITKAPGESASTEAAMSTSQASSGAARAKLTDGGTFTKMADSLVKGDDGPSKTPKSNAHSLNAEGAGRMMASSGSSETSPHFKSPNGASAGTLVTIGDSGSPRSMVPDAGIHQKLAETPHGHVKTEVGRSHGKMAVARPQSKSSLTGLIHSRPAVNRTPPAKKLKMSPACKASSEAFWSPNSSPSPLNLSPGSEEVRCELCGEFFENRKGLSSHARSHLRQMGVTEWHVNGSPIDTLQEILARGAFPRAANRVGGSGSQKLLSLPSPSSPSRPFPYSGLSPAMHRKPHRLPSYPHGDWSSDLSPLNLSSRADPSRDIRCEFCNEFFENRKGLSSHARSHLRQMGITEWHVNGSPIDTLREIIRKRRLPPHVSNIKKEPRTNDEPTSPSHTLSPLSLSPSGMGREHPVSSLTGRPHNTFLSPMSPKRQASHEPHLSHSEPKRYVHLEPKSSNQVQRKVYLQGEERPKLYIQEDNRPKSYLQSEGRPKAYLQSEGRPKVFLQGEGRAKTYVQGEGRPKPFLPGEAKARAYNKAYMHGEGKQKTFMHEEGKVKAYLHNQSRPKPFMHREGKLKAFVHAEGKPKPYLQGDGKPKAYIQTELPFKVKVKASPDKTPTMLEACCELCGLYFENRKALASHSRAHLRQFGVTEWCVNGSPIETLREWMKQRPQKAGAYLSYIQEGRPLSKKFKRSNQIPKAATAESPVTPSAKMFEAERIHGIPSAATEKPADGPVHRTERRQLKPSEVPPSREDGVGELIPKTEDTRPPPRARPVPSLVPRPPQTSLVKFVGNIYTLKCRFCDIQFQGPLSIQEQWVRHLQHHILEMNFSNPPSSPTLTSPAQPEPAVAQ, encoded by the exons ATGGCGGCGCCCAGCGAGCGGACAAAGGAGGCCTGGGAATTAGGAAAGAGCGGTGAACTGAAActtggcgtggcagaggaggcgGGGAAACCGGGGAGGAGGAGCCAAGAGGAGGAAGAAAAAACAGTGAAAAGAGGTGGGGGGCAGGGGCAACGGGAGGAAGCTGAAGTTTCGGGGCGGGGTGAGGAGAATGATAAGGCCGGAGCTTTGCTAAGGCCCGAGAACGGAAGACTTAAAGCTG TGCTGGACTCAGAAGAGGAAGATGGCGACTTACTAGAACTAGTCAGACCCCAAGCCTCGAGACCAGATTCTGGGCACACGGTGGAGAAAATGCCTTCTGAACAGAGCGCTGGCCGAGGAGAGGACGCTAAAG GCCCAAGTCAGACCACATGTGAGGTTTGTGGAGCATGTTTCGAGACCAGGAAGGGCCTGTCCAGCCACGCACGCTCCCACCTACGGCACCTGGGGGTGGCAGAGTCGGAAAACAGTGGGGCCCCCATTGACCTGCTCTACGAGCTGGCTAAGCAGGGCAAGTTGCCACAGGATGAAAACTTATTGGGGGCCAAGAAGTCAGCAAGCCCCCGGACAGCATCCCCAAGGGGCCAATGGGGGGACGAGGACGGGCCCCTGAATCTGA CCTTGGACGGAGAATCTGGAAAAGAGACAGACTGCCAGTTTTGCGGTGCCTGGTTTGAGACGCGTAAAGGACTTTCCAGCCACGCCCGAGCACACTTGCGTCATCTCGGAGTAAACGATCCTGATGCCAAAGGTTCCCCAATTGCCGCACTTTACGCTCTCATCAAAAGTGAAGAGTTTAAAAAGCGTTTGTCTAGTCAGGGAAGCGATGAAACAGATTCAATCACCAAGGCCCCTGGGGAGAGCGCCTCTACTGAAGCTGCTATGAGCACAAGTCAGGCCAGCAGTGGGGCAGCTCGGGCCAAGTTAACAGACGGCGGTACTTTTACGAAGATGGCAGATAGTTTGGTTAAAGGTGACGATGGCCCTTCTAAAACTCCTAAAAGTAACGCCCACTCCTTGAATGCAGAAGGCGCTGGTAGAATGATGGCAAGTAGTGGCTCTTCAGAAACATCTCCACATTTTAAGAGCCCCAATGGAGCTTCAGCCGGAACTCTTGTCACAATTGGTGATTCCGGCTCCCCGCGTTCCATGGTACCTGATGCTGGAATTCACCAGAAGTTAGCCGAGACCCCACATGGTCATGTTAAGACAGAAGTTGGACGTTCCCATGGTAAGATGGCAGTAGCTCGGCCTCAGTCAAAATCATCCCTAACAGGTCTCATTCACTCCAGACCAGCAGTTAACCGTACTCCACCAGCTAAGAAACTGAAAATGTCTCCAGCCTGCAAGGCAAGCTCGGAAGCTTTCTGGTCACCCAACAGTTCACCCTCACCTTTAAATCTGT CCCCGGGTTCAGAGGAAGTCCGCTGCGAGTTGTGCGGCGAGTTCTTTGAGAACCGAAAGGGCCTGTCGAGCCATGCGCGATCCCACCTGCgccagatgggggtcactgagtgGCACGTCAACGGCTCGCCCATCGACACCTTGCAGGAGATCTTGGCCAGAGGGGCCTTTCCCAGGGCTGCCAACAGAGTTGGAGGGTCCGGCTCACAGAAGCTTCTTTCACTTCCTTCTCCATCTTCCCCCTCGAGGCCTTTCCCTTACAGTGGGTTGTCTCCAGCCATGCATCGCAAGCCTCACCGGCTGCCCTCCTATCCACATGGCGACTGGTCCTCCGATCTCTCGCCTCTCAACCTGT CCTCTCGAGCCGACCCCTCGCGGGATATCCGCTGTGAGTTCTGCAATGAGTTCTTTGAGAATCGAAAAGGCCTGTCAAGCCACGCGCGGTCTCACCTGCGCCAGATGGGAATCACAGAGTGGCACGTCAACGGCTCTCCCATTGATACTCTACGGGAAATAATCCGAAAGAGGCGTCTGCCCCCACATGTCTCAAACATTAAAAAAGAGCCACGGACTAATGATGAGCCCACTAGTCCTTCACACACGCTATCGCCCCTTAGTCTCAGTCCATCGGGTATGGGGCGGGAGCATCCTGTCTCATCTCTTACAGGAAGACCCCACAACACATTCTTATCCCCAATGTCTCCTAAGAGACAAGCTTCTCATGAGCCTCATCTAAGCCACTCTGAGCCAAAACGCTATGTCCATTTAGAACCAAAGTCCAGCAACCAAGTACAAAGAAAAGTTTACCTGCAAGGTGAGGAACGGCCCAAACTCTACATTCAGGAGGACAACCGACCAAAGTCATATCTGCAAAGTGAAGGGAGGCCCAAAGCATATTTACAAAGCGAAGGGAGACCTAAAGTGTTTCTCCAAGGTGAAGGAAGGGCCAAGACTTATGTGCAAGGAGAAGGAAGACCCAAGCCGTTTTTGCCAGGGGAAGCCAAGGCCAGAGCCTACAACAAAGCATACATGCACGGAGAAgggaaacaaaaaacattcaTGCACGAAGAAGGCAAGGTTAAAGCGTACCTGCATAATCAGAGCAGACCAAAGCCTTTCATGCACAGAGAGGGCAAGCTCAAGGCATTTGTTCACGCTGAAGGCAAGCCCAAGCCATACCTGCAAGGAGATGGCAAGCCTAAAGCCTACATTCAAACTGAGCTGCCATTCAAGGTCAAAGTAAAGGCATCTCCAGACAAAACCCCCACAATGT TAGAGGCATGCTGTGAACTGTGCGGCCTGTACTTTGAGAACAGGAAGGCCCTTGCGAGCCATTCGCGTGCACACTTGCGGCAGTTTGGAGTCACTGAATGGTGCGTCAATGGCTCTCCTATAGAGACGCTGAGAGAATGGATGAAGCAGAGACCTCAGAAagctggagcctatctcagttaTATCCAGGAAGGGCGCCCTTTATCCAAGAAATTCAAGCGCTCCAATCAAATACCCAAAGCAGCAACAGCGGAGAGCCCAGTGACTCCATCTGCAAAGATGTTTGAGGCAGAGCGGATCCATGGCATCCCGTCAGCAGCAACAGAAAAGCCAGCAGATGGACCAGTGCACA GGACAGAGCGGCGCCAATTGAAGCCATCTGAGGTTCCTCCATCGAGGGAAGATGGAGTCGGTGAGCTCATCCCCAAAACAGAAGACACAAGACCACCTCCAAGGGCACGGCCTGTCCCATCCTTGGTTCCCAGGCCGCCCCAGACCTCTCTAGTGAAATTTGTGGGGAACATATACACACTGAAGTGCAG GTTCTGTGACATCCAGTTCCAGGGTCCCCTCTCCATCCAGGAACAATGGGTTCGCCATCTGCAGCATCACATCCTGGAAATGAATTTCTCCAATCCACCGAGTTCTCCAACTCTGACatcccctgcacagccagagcCAGCCGTAGCTCAGTAG